One stretch of Candidatus Leptovillus gracilis DNA includes these proteins:
- a CDS encoding glycosyltransferase family 2 protein — protein MTQNKTKVSIGLPVYNGDNYLTEAIESVLAQTHENFELIISDNASIDGTEEICRTYAAQDGRITYLRNPENLGAAPNYNNTFHVANGRYFKWIAHDDRCAPEFLQRAVEILDNEPNVVVCYSQTILIDQHGDVIEHYSDDLHLRSPEPFQRFQKLVNTPGWCNPIFGLMRSSVLAKTPLIANYPRSDRNLLAELTLYGEFYELPEFLLHRRVHPQISTEVHYQEKELAVWFDTRNKNRLILPRWRRYSEYLHMARRAPISMTDRLRVIGFLSKNVFSLDKLRSLGSDLLTGARTSLRSANNPPDSSQENQLADDHSQ, from the coding sequence ATGACTCAAAACAAGACCAAAGTTAGCATCGGTTTGCCGGTATATAATGGCGACAATTATCTGACAGAAGCTATTGAGTCTGTGTTGGCCCAAACGCATGAAAATTTTGAGCTGATCATCTCGGATAACGCTTCGATAGATGGCACAGAAGAAATCTGTAGGACTTACGCGGCGCAAGACGGCCGTATCACTTACCTGCGCAACCCAGAAAACCTGGGGGCCGCCCCCAACTACAACAACACCTTCCACGTCGCCAACGGCCGTTACTTCAAATGGATAGCCCACGATGACCGCTGCGCGCCAGAGTTCTTGCAGCGCGCCGTAGAAATTCTGGACAACGAACCCAACGTCGTCGTTTGTTATTCCCAGACCATCCTCATTGACCAACATGGCGACGTGATCGAACATTACTCTGACGATCTCCATTTGCGCTCGCCCGAACCCTTCCAACGATTCCAAAAATTGGTGAATACGCCCGGTTGGTGCAACCCAATCTTTGGCCTGATGCGCTCATCGGTCCTGGCGAAAACGCCGCTCATCGCCAATTATCCCCGCTCAGACCGCAACCTGCTGGCCGAACTGACGCTGTATGGCGAGTTCTACGAACTGCCGGAATTTTTGCTGCATCGGCGGGTACATCCACAAATATCCACCGAAGTGCATTATCAGGAAAAAGAACTGGCCGTCTGGTTCGACACGCGCAATAAAAACCGGTTGATTCTGCCACGCTGGCGCCGCTATTCCGAATACTTGCACATGGCGCGCCGCGCCCCGATTTCTATGACCGATCGTTTACGGGTGATTGGCTTTCTAAGCAAAAATGTGTTTTCGCTCGATAAACTGCGCAGCCTGGGCAGCGATCTGTTAACCGGCGCACGCACCAGCCTGAGATCGGCCAACAACCCACCTGATTCATCCCAGGAAAATCAACTGGCCGACGACCATTCTCAATAG
- a CDS encoding glycosyltransferase family 4 protein: MKIAFVNQPLDMLIPPYQNSIGIWTYKVAPQIAKTHEVLVYGKRSSLQKSWNGQQNVRYHFVPPVIPNRVMLNYMGKLKSNDGLPLYASRLYYFDYAFQIAAHLRRQNVQIIHIHNFTQFVPIIRALNPKAKIVLHMNCEWLNQLDYDVMEQRIAQSDLVLGSSNYIAELARQRYPHYADRCQAIYNGVDADVFVAKEDNGVSALTDKRILFVGRVSPEKGIHDLIEAFCLVAEKYPEASLDIAGPTGSLPSEFIVGVSEDPLVQGLVRFYQEDYSVYLQRLIPDRLKDRVNFLGGMGQADLVKHYQNAAVLVNPSYSESFGMSLVEAMTTRIPVVATRAGGMVEITDNGRAGLLVDRGDVAALAAAILRVFADAQLRQELQQLGYERAQMLFSWPQVAQSLLDKYEKLFEIG; this comes from the coding sequence ATGAAAATCGCTTTTGTCAACCAGCCGTTGGATATGCTCATCCCGCCGTACCAGAATTCCATTGGCATCTGGACCTATAAAGTTGCACCACAGATCGCTAAGACCCACGAAGTTTTGGTTTATGGCAAACGTTCCAGCCTGCAGAAATCTTGGAATGGGCAGCAGAATGTTCGCTATCATTTTGTTCCGCCGGTCATCCCCAACCGGGTCATGCTGAACTACATGGGAAAACTAAAGTCAAATGACGGCTTACCTCTGTACGCTTCTCGCCTCTATTATTTTGATTACGCTTTTCAGATTGCCGCGCATCTGCGGCGGCAAAATGTACAGATCATCCACATCCATAACTTCACCCAGTTTGTGCCGATTATTCGCGCCCTCAACCCCAAAGCGAAGATTGTGTTACACATGAACTGTGAGTGGCTGAACCAGCTTGATTATGATGTCATGGAGCAAAGAATCGCCCAATCTGATCTGGTTTTGGGGTCGAGTAACTACATAGCCGAATTGGCGCGCCAGCGTTATCCCCATTACGCGGATCGCTGCCAGGCTATTTACAATGGTGTGGATGCTGATGTGTTTGTCGCTAAAGAAGACAATGGCGTGTCAGCCCTGACTGACAAACGTATCTTGTTTGTCGGCCGGGTGTCACCGGAAAAAGGGATTCATGATCTGATAGAGGCGTTTTGTCTGGTGGCAGAAAAATATCCGGAGGCGTCCCTGGATATAGCCGGTCCCACTGGCTCGTTACCAAGCGAATTTATCGTCGGCGTTAGTGAGGATCCGCTGGTGCAAGGTCTGGTGAGGTTTTATCAGGAAGATTACAGTGTATATCTGCAACGATTGATTCCTGACCGCCTGAAGGATCGGGTGAATTTTCTGGGTGGTATGGGGCAGGCCGATTTGGTGAAGCATTACCAGAATGCGGCCGTATTGGTGAATCCCTCTTACAGCGAATCGTTTGGTATGAGCCTGGTAGAAGCGATGACTACGCGGATTCCGGTAGTGGCGACCCGCGCCGGTGGCATGGTGGAAATTACGGATAACGGCCGTGCCGGGTTGTTGGTAGATCGTGGCGATGTTGCGGCGTTGGCGGCTGCCATTTTGCGCGTTTTTGCCGATGCGCAGCTGCGCCAGGAATTACAACAGCTCGGCTATGAACGCGCCCAAATGTTGTTTTCCTGGCCCCAGGTGGCGCAGAGCTTGCTGGATAAGTATGAAAAATTGTTTGAAATAGGTTGA
- a CDS encoding NAD-dependent epimerase/dehydratase family protein: MRILITGSSGQIGTNLGLFLQQEGHQVFGVDKRPNSWTNDISTIIQDLSIPYHHYSGGIGIEYPENLDVVVHFAAHAKVHELVEQPDRALENITMTFNVLEFCRQNNLPIIFSSSREVYGDIHRYITEETYADFAYTESPYSASKISGEALIYSYAQCYGLRYLVFRFSNVYGRYDNDIERMERVIPLFVRKIGQGEPITVYGKDKVLDFTYVDDCINGVYRGIKLLVGGHPVNHTINLAYGQGNTLVAMAEFIGEALGKKPEMTIKPARVGEVTHYVANIGKARAVLDYTPQTSLRDGIHKSVAWSQAWEAQKAQADPEPWHS, encoded by the coding sequence ACCGGTTCGAGTGGGCAAATCGGCACGAACCTCGGCCTCTTTTTGCAGCAAGAAGGACACCAGGTCTTCGGCGTGGACAAACGGCCGAATTCTTGGACCAACGACATCAGCACGATTATTCAGGATTTGAGCATCCCGTATCATCATTATTCAGGCGGGATAGGCATTGAGTACCCAGAAAATCTGGATGTGGTGGTGCATTTTGCCGCCCACGCCAAAGTGCATGAATTGGTGGAACAACCGGACCGCGCCCTGGAAAACATTACCATGACGTTTAACGTGTTGGAATTTTGCCGCCAGAACAATCTGCCGATTATTTTTAGCAGCTCGCGGGAAGTGTATGGCGACATTCACCGTTACATCACGGAAGAGACCTACGCCGACTTTGCCTATACGGAAAGTCCATATTCGGCCAGCAAAATTTCCGGGGAAGCGCTCATTTATTCGTATGCGCAATGTTATGGCTTACGCTATCTGGTGTTCCGATTTAGCAATGTGTACGGCCGTTACGACAACGACATCGAGCGCATGGAGCGTGTTATCCCCCTATTCGTGCGCAAAATCGGGCAGGGTGAGCCAATTACTGTCTATGGCAAAGACAAAGTATTGGATTTCACCTACGTAGATGACTGCATCAATGGCGTCTATCGCGGCATTAAACTTCTGGTCGGCGGCCATCCGGTCAACCACACCATCAACCTGGCTTATGGACAAGGCAACACCCTCGTCGCCATGGCTGAATTTATTGGTGAAGCGTTGGGCAAAAAGCCCGAGATGACGATCAAACCGGCGCGGGTGGGCGAAGTGACCCATTACGTCGCCAACATCGGCAAGGCGCGCGCCGTACTAGATTACACCCCGCAAACATCTCTCCGTGACGGCATCCACAAATCTGTTGCCTGGTCACAAGCGTGGGAAGCGCAAAAAGCGCAGGCTGACCCGGAACCCTGGCATTCATGA